A single genomic interval of Dysidea avara chromosome 6, odDysAvar1.4, whole genome shotgun sequence harbors:
- the LOC136259169 gene encoding multidrug and toxin extrusion protein 1-like → MLTKLRYFWTYWLKEEGYVLFSLSWPVSLTFFLHTLLPLTALIFVGHVSKHKSKLLIDATSLGISFINVTGYAIIFGLSTAIDTLSSQAYGAGNYKRVGVILQRSVLVCSLSLFPIAVVFLNAESILLILHQSPCVARLTGKFCKILVIALPVLYLEVIFVKYLQSQGIVKPAIVTGIISNVVNIISLTLLLFVAGLEIEGAAIATALGSFSLFISIVIYMFFRKPTNKTWQGLNWNCLKEWKPYLWLAIPGVFMVCGEWWTFEIGGFVTGSVDGVQLAAYTITLNLASSGFVIPYGIGTAAGIRVGNLLGAGEPGKAKKSAAVAVLFAILFGIMEMVLLFSFRNIGELFTSDRDVIETIGKVTYLLAVFVFTDNTQAVLGGVLRGCGKQLLVAVSNIGSFYLLGLPVSLTLVYAADMGALGFWVGCAVGSVAQLILVSILTLRIDFKLESHKAQINAEAEHIKTPITTESDSLQHDDMEDEGVNTSNTELNDDDEDIEMRALVTEEENNTSDEEEDETTSPIKLLLIRTPWYIIGLVILITGVVLSQYTIHVPYQAQCDDVHSNNLTNNTNLTMDYLSYQL, encoded by the exons ATGTTGACAAAGCTAAGATATTTCTGGACGTATTGGCTCAAAGAAGAAGGTTACGTGCTGTTCAGTTTGTCGTGGCCGGTG AGTTTGACGTTCTTCTTGCACACTCTGTTACCACTGACAGCTTTGATATTTGTTGGACATGTCAGCAAACACAAGTCTAAACTACTCATTGATGCCACAT CTCTTGGGATTTCA TTCATCAATGTTACTGGATATGCCATCATTTTTGGCTTGTCTACTGCCATCGATACACTCAGTTCACAG GCTTATGGAGCTGGTAACTATAAAAGAGTTGGTGTCATTCTGCAGAGAAGTGTTCTAGTGTGTTCTTTGTCATTGTTTCCTATTGCTGTTGTTTTTCTTAATGCCGAGTCGATATTGTTAATCCTTCACCAGTCTCCTTGTGTGGCAAG GTTAACTGGAAAGTTCTGTAAAATTTTAGTGATTGCCTTACCG GTGCTATATTTAGAAGTGATATTTGTGAAGTATTTACAGTCTCAG GGAATAGTTAAACCAGCCATAGTAACAGGCATCATCAGCAATGTCGTGAATATTATTAGTCTAACATTActattatttgtagctggactgGAAATAGA AGGGGCTGCAATTGCAACTGCTCTTGGATCATTCTCTCTGTTTATATCAATTGTGATCTACATGTTCTTCAGAAAGCCAACCAACAAGACATGGCAAG GTTTGAACTGGAACTGTCTGAAAGAATGGAAACCATATCTGTGGTTGGCTATACCCGGGGTGTTTATGGTGTGTGGTGAATGGTGGACATTTGAAATTGGAGGATTTGTTACTGGCAGTGTGGATGGGGTACAACTGGCAGCTTACACTATCACCCTCAACTTAGCATCATCAGGATTTGTG ATACCATATGGCATAGGGACAGCTGCTGGAATAAGAGTGGGTAACTTGCTTGGGGCTGGAGAGCCTGGAAAGGCAAAGAAATCAGCTGCCGTGGCTGTGTTGTTTGCAA TATTGTTTGGCATCATGGAGATGGTCTTGTTGTTTAGCTTCCGTAACATTGGGGAGCTGTTCACTAGTGATAG AGATGTGATAGAAACTATTGGCAAAGTGACATATCTTCTTGCAGTATTTGTGTTCACTGATAATACTCAG GCTGTGCTGGGTGGTGTACTGAGAGGATGTGGTAAACAGCTTTTAGTTGCTGTCAGTAACATTGGTAGCTTCTACCTGTTGGGACTACCAGTATCACTAACACTGGTGTATGCTGCTGATATGGGAGCTCTAGGCTTCTGGGTGGGATGTGCTGTAGGAAGTGTTGCTCAG TTGATACTGGTGTCTATTTTGACGCTACGCATAGACTTCAAGCTGGAATCCCACAAG GCGCAAATTAATGCTGAAGCTGAGCACATCAAAACACCAATTACTACTGAATCAGACTCTCTCCAACATGATGACATGGAAGATGAAGGAGTCAACACAAGTAATACTGAATTAAATGATGACGATGAAGATATTGAAATGAGAGCTCTTGTTACTGAAGAAGAGAACAACACAagtgatgaagaagaagatgagACAACATCTCCTATTAAACTATTACTGATCAGAACTCCATGGTATATTATTGGACTAGTAATACTAATAACAGGAGTAGTCCTCAGTCAATATACTATACATGTACCATACCAGGCTCAATGTGATGATGTACATAGTAACAATTTGACTAATAATACTAATTTAACTATGGATTATCTGTCTTATCAATTATAA
- the LOC136259171 gene encoding long-chain-fatty-acid--CoA ligase ACSBG2-like isoform X3, whose protein sequence is MGCNSVESFACSIGTVYAGGISTGVYTTGSVDICQYILDNSKADVIMVDDQGENIHKIAKIRDKLPHLKAIVQYKGEVIEDYPDIYNWTQFLALGKDTENSVIDDIISKQQPNQCAMLVYTSGTTGVPKGVMLSHDNLTWTVEYASEFPEEVWHCGVSYLPLCYIGVKVLDMILPISVGGTVYLAQPDALKGSLFQTLVEVQPTFFQSAPRLWEEIKKKIQASDNKNKEAHGFGSCDIMLTGGAPMHRDTVEYFMTLGMPIINLYGMSESTGAVTRTRSPKARHGSCGTTNSGMEIKISNPDQHGIGEICTRGRKVFMGYLGMEQKTKETIDDEGWLHTGDLGRMDEEGSLYVVGRIKELVLLNNTEKISPDYVEGHIKNEIPFLSNVVLIGEGRKYLTCLLTQKCVTDPHSGMATDNLLPQVIKMFEELGTNCTTASQVINSKDKIVFKAIQDGINHYNTQHSISDWYKIRAWRLLSTDFTIASGEIGPTMKVKRSVVMEKYSDEIEELYAQSINLPVM, encoded by the exons ATGGGATGTAACTCTGTGGAATCATTTGCATGTAGTATTGGTACAGTATATGCTGG TGGTATATCAACTGGTGTATATACCACAGGGAGTGTTGACATCTGTCAATATATTCTGGACAACAGTAAAGCTGATGTAATAATGGTGGATGACCAAGGAGAGAACATACACAAGATAGCTAAG ATTCGTGATAAGCTTCCTCATTTGAAAGCAATAGTTCAGTATAAAGGAGAAGTCATCGAAGATTATCCTGATATTTACAAT TGGACACAGTTTTTGGCACTTGGTAAGGACACGGAAAATTCAGTCATTGATGACATCATCAGTAAACAACAACCAAACCAGTGTGCCATGTTGGTGTATACT TCTGGAACTACTGGTGTCCCTAAAGGTGTTATGTTGAGTCATGATAAT CTGACTTGGACTGTAGAATATGCGAGTGAATTTCCAGAAGAAGTATGGCACTGCGGTGTTAGTTATTTACCACTGTGTTACATTGGAGTAAAG GTATTAGACATGATTCTTCCAATATCTGTTGGTGGCACTGTGTACCTTGCTCAACCAGATGCTTTAAAG GGTTCTCTATTTCAAACTCTGGTTGAAGTCCAGCCGACATTTTTTCAATCAGCACCACG TTTATGGGAGGAAATAAAGAAGAAAATACAAGCTAGTGACAATAAGAACAAAGAAGCACATGGATTTGGAAGCTGTGATATCATGTTAACAGGTGGTGCTCCAATGCACCGTGATACTGTGGAGTATTTTATGACTTTGGGCATGCCAATTATAAATTTATATGGAATGAGTGAATCAACTGGTGCAGTAACAAGGACCAGATCTCCAAAGGCTAGACATGGATCTTGTGGTACCACTAATAGTGGCATGGAGATTAAAATTTCTAATCCTGACCAACATGGCATTGGAGAG ATATGCACTCGAGGCAGAAAGGTTTTCATGGGCTACCTTGGCATGGAACAAAAGACAAAGGAAACAATTGATGATGAAGGGTGGTTACACACTGGAGATCTTGGTCGTATGGATGAG GAAGGATCTCTCTATGTTGTTGGGCGTATCAAAG AACTAGTTCTGTTGAACAATACGGAGAAGATTTCTCCGGATTATGTTGAGGGTCATATCAAGAATGAAATCCCCTTCTTAAGTAATGTGGTGTTGATAGGCGAAGGGAGAAAATACCTGACTTGTTTATTAACACAAAAG TGTGTTACAGATCCTCATAGTGGAATGGCCACGGATAATCTTCTCCCACAAGTGATCAAGATGTTTGAGGAGTTAGGTACCAACTGTACAACAGCGTCACAAGTGATCAATAGTAAGGACAAGATAGTATTCAAGGCCATCCAGGATGGTATTAATcactacaacacacaacacagcaTCTCTGACTGGTACAAG ATAAGAGCATGGAGATTGCTCAGTACTGATTTCACCATTGCTAGTGGAGAAATTG GTCCAACAATGAAGGTAAAGAGATCAGTTGTGATGGAGAAATATTCTGATGAGATAGAAGAACTTTATGCACAATCAATAAACTTACCTGTGatgtga
- the LOC136259171 gene encoding long-chain-fatty-acid--CoA ligase ACSBG2-like isoform X1: MDLGDNVDSTTESHSHDQLPRKLRCFDPSDTVDITMGESGVAAIKPVTIPEYYQSTFDKMPHKKALCWKDNKDGPWESLTYGEYKKLIFSVAKSLLKLGLEPFHTVATMGCNSVESFACSIGTVYAGGISTGVYTTGSVDICQYILDNSKADVIMVDDQGENIHKIAKIRDKLPHLKAIVQYKGEVIEDYPDIYNWTQFLALGKDTENSVIDDIISKQQPNQCAMLVYTSGTTGVPKGVMLSHDNLTWTVEYASEFPEEVWHCGVSYLPLCYIGVKVLDMILPISVGGTVYLAQPDALKGSLFQTLVEVQPTFFQSAPRLWEEIKKKIQASDNKNKEAHGFGSCDIMLTGGAPMHRDTVEYFMTLGMPIINLYGMSESTGAVTRTRSPKARHGSCGTTNSGMEIKISNPDQHGIGEICTRGRKVFMGYLGMEQKTKETIDDEGWLHTGDLGRMDEEGSLYVVGRIKELVLLNNTEKISPDYVEGHIKNEIPFLSNVVLIGEGRKYLTCLLTQKCVTDPHSGMATDNLLPQVIKMFEELGTNCTTASQVINSKDKIVFKAIQDGINHYNTQHSISDWYKIRAWRLLSTDFTIASGEIGPTMKVKRSVVMEKYSDEIEELYAQSINLPVM; encoded by the exons ATGGATTTGGGTGATAACGTTGACTCGACAACGGAATCTCATTCTCATGATCAGCTGCCTAGAAAGCTGCGTTGTTTCGATCCTTCTGATACAGTAGACATCACAATGGGAGAATCTGGTGTTGCAGCTATAAAGCCTGTTACTATCCCAGAATATTATCAGTCAACTTTTGATAAGATGCCACACAAAAAAGCTTTGTGTTGGAAAGACAACAAGGATGGTCCATGGGAGAGCTTGACATATGGAGAATACAAGAAGCTGATCTTCAGTGTTGCCAAGTCCTTGTTGAAG CTTGGACTGGAGCCTTTCCATACCGTAGCTACTATGGGATGTAACTCTGTGGAATCATTTGCATGTAGTATTGGTACAGTATATGCTGG TGGTATATCAACTGGTGTATATACCACAGGGAGTGTTGACATCTGTCAATATATTCTGGACAACAGTAAAGCTGATGTAATAATGGTGGATGACCAAGGAGAGAACATACACAAGATAGCTAAG ATTCGTGATAAGCTTCCTCATTTGAAAGCAATAGTTCAGTATAAAGGAGAAGTCATCGAAGATTATCCTGATATTTACAAT TGGACACAGTTTTTGGCACTTGGTAAGGACACGGAAAATTCAGTCATTGATGACATCATCAGTAAACAACAACCAAACCAGTGTGCCATGTTGGTGTATACT TCTGGAACTACTGGTGTCCCTAAAGGTGTTATGTTGAGTCATGATAAT CTGACTTGGACTGTAGAATATGCGAGTGAATTTCCAGAAGAAGTATGGCACTGCGGTGTTAGTTATTTACCACTGTGTTACATTGGAGTAAAG GTATTAGACATGATTCTTCCAATATCTGTTGGTGGCACTGTGTACCTTGCTCAACCAGATGCTTTAAAG GGTTCTCTATTTCAAACTCTGGTTGAAGTCCAGCCGACATTTTTTCAATCAGCACCACG TTTATGGGAGGAAATAAAGAAGAAAATACAAGCTAGTGACAATAAGAACAAAGAAGCACATGGATTTGGAAGCTGTGATATCATGTTAACAGGTGGTGCTCCAATGCACCGTGATACTGTGGAGTATTTTATGACTTTGGGCATGCCAATTATAAATTTATATGGAATGAGTGAATCAACTGGTGCAGTAACAAGGACCAGATCTCCAAAGGCTAGACATGGATCTTGTGGTACCACTAATAGTGGCATGGAGATTAAAATTTCTAATCCTGACCAACATGGCATTGGAGAG ATATGCACTCGAGGCAGAAAGGTTTTCATGGGCTACCTTGGCATGGAACAAAAGACAAAGGAAACAATTGATGATGAAGGGTGGTTACACACTGGAGATCTTGGTCGTATGGATGAG GAAGGATCTCTCTATGTTGTTGGGCGTATCAAAG AACTAGTTCTGTTGAACAATACGGAGAAGATTTCTCCGGATTATGTTGAGGGTCATATCAAGAATGAAATCCCCTTCTTAAGTAATGTGGTGTTGATAGGCGAAGGGAGAAAATACCTGACTTGTTTATTAACACAAAAG TGTGTTACAGATCCTCATAGTGGAATGGCCACGGATAATCTTCTCCCACAAGTGATCAAGATGTTTGAGGAGTTAGGTACCAACTGTACAACAGCGTCACAAGTGATCAATAGTAAGGACAAGATAGTATTCAAGGCCATCCAGGATGGTATTAATcactacaacacacaacacagcaTCTCTGACTGGTACAAG ATAAGAGCATGGAGATTGCTCAGTACTGATTTCACCATTGCTAGTGGAGAAATTG GTCCAACAATGAAGGTAAAGAGATCAGTTGTGATGGAGAAATATTCTGATGAGATAGAAGAACTTTATGCACAATCAATAAACTTACCTGTGatgtga
- the LOC136259171 gene encoding long-chain-fatty-acid--CoA ligase ACSBG2-like isoform X2 yields the protein MDLGDNVDSTTESHSHDQLPRKLRCFDPSDTVDITMGESGVAAIKPVTIPEYYQSTFDKMPHKKALCWKDNKDGPWESLTYGEYKKLIFSVAKSLLKLGLEPFHTVATMGCNSVESFACSIGTVYAGGISTGVYTTGSVDICQYILDNSKADVIMVDDQGENIHKIAKIRDKLPHLKAIVQYKGEVIEDYPDIYNWTQFLALGKDTENSVIDDIISKQQPNQCAMLVYTSGTTGVPKGVMLSHDNLTWTVEYASEFPEEVWHCGVSYLPLCYIGVKVLDMILPISVGGTVYLAQPDALKGSLFQTLVEVQPTFFQSAPRLWEEIKKKIQASDNKNKEAHGFGSCDIMLTGGAPMHRDTVEYFMTLGMPIINLYGMSESTGAVTRTRSPKARHGSCGTTNSGMEIKISNPDQHGIGEICTRGRKVFMGYLGMEQKTKETIDDEGWLHTGDLGRMDEEGSLYVVGRIKELVLLNNTEKISPDYVEGHIKNEIPFLSNVVLIGEGRKYLTCLLTQKILIVEWPRIIFSHK from the exons ATGGATTTGGGTGATAACGTTGACTCGACAACGGAATCTCATTCTCATGATCAGCTGCCTAGAAAGCTGCGTTGTTTCGATCCTTCTGATACAGTAGACATCACAATGGGAGAATCTGGTGTTGCAGCTATAAAGCCTGTTACTATCCCAGAATATTATCAGTCAACTTTTGATAAGATGCCACACAAAAAAGCTTTGTGTTGGAAAGACAACAAGGATGGTCCATGGGAGAGCTTGACATATGGAGAATACAAGAAGCTGATCTTCAGTGTTGCCAAGTCCTTGTTGAAG CTTGGACTGGAGCCTTTCCATACCGTAGCTACTATGGGATGTAACTCTGTGGAATCATTTGCATGTAGTATTGGTACAGTATATGCTGG TGGTATATCAACTGGTGTATATACCACAGGGAGTGTTGACATCTGTCAATATATTCTGGACAACAGTAAAGCTGATGTAATAATGGTGGATGACCAAGGAGAGAACATACACAAGATAGCTAAG ATTCGTGATAAGCTTCCTCATTTGAAAGCAATAGTTCAGTATAAAGGAGAAGTCATCGAAGATTATCCTGATATTTACAAT TGGACACAGTTTTTGGCACTTGGTAAGGACACGGAAAATTCAGTCATTGATGACATCATCAGTAAACAACAACCAAACCAGTGTGCCATGTTGGTGTATACT TCTGGAACTACTGGTGTCCCTAAAGGTGTTATGTTGAGTCATGATAAT CTGACTTGGACTGTAGAATATGCGAGTGAATTTCCAGAAGAAGTATGGCACTGCGGTGTTAGTTATTTACCACTGTGTTACATTGGAGTAAAG GTATTAGACATGATTCTTCCAATATCTGTTGGTGGCACTGTGTACCTTGCTCAACCAGATGCTTTAAAG GGTTCTCTATTTCAAACTCTGGTTGAAGTCCAGCCGACATTTTTTCAATCAGCACCACG TTTATGGGAGGAAATAAAGAAGAAAATACAAGCTAGTGACAATAAGAACAAAGAAGCACATGGATTTGGAAGCTGTGATATCATGTTAACAGGTGGTGCTCCAATGCACCGTGATACTGTGGAGTATTTTATGACTTTGGGCATGCCAATTATAAATTTATATGGAATGAGTGAATCAACTGGTGCAGTAACAAGGACCAGATCTCCAAAGGCTAGACATGGATCTTGTGGTACCACTAATAGTGGCATGGAGATTAAAATTTCTAATCCTGACCAACATGGCATTGGAGAG ATATGCACTCGAGGCAGAAAGGTTTTCATGGGCTACCTTGGCATGGAACAAAAGACAAAGGAAACAATTGATGATGAAGGGTGGTTACACACTGGAGATCTTGGTCGTATGGATGAG GAAGGATCTCTCTATGTTGTTGGGCGTATCAAAG AACTAGTTCTGTTGAACAATACGGAGAAGATTTCTCCGGATTATGTTGAGGGTCATATCAAGAATGAAATCCCCTTCTTAAGTAATGTGGTGTTGATAGGCGAAGGGAGAAAATACCTGACTTGTTTATTAACACAAAAG ATCCTCATAGTGGAATGGCCACGGATAATCTTCTCCCACAAGTGA